In Rhodospirillaceae bacterium, the sequence CCGCCGAGGCGCGCGTGACGGTTCTGGAAATTTGCCGGGCCGCGAACGCACGTCGCGTGGTAAAGGCAAAATCGATGATTACCGAGGAAATCGCCCTCAACGATTATCTTGAAGCGAACGGCATCGAAGCATGCGAAACGGACCTTGGGGAATACATCATTCAACTGCGCAACGAGCCGCCAAGCCACATCATCGCGCCAGCCATTCATCTGCGGCGCGAACAGGTGGCCGACACGTTTCGCAAACATCACCGCGATTTTTCCGAACAACGCGATCTGAACGCGGCGCGCAACCTGGTTGACGAAGCAAGGCAGGTCATGCGCGAACGCTTTCTTTCGGCGGATGTTGGCATCAGCGGTGCCAATCTTTTGATTGCCGAAACGGGAAGCGCCGTACTGGTTTCAAACGAAGGCAACATTGATCTTTCGCGCGCCCTGCCAAACACGCACATCGTGATTGCCAGCATCGAAAAAATGGTTCCCACCCTTACGGACGCCGCCGTTATTTTGCGCCTGCTTTGTCGTTCCGCGACCGGACAGGAAGCGACGACCTATGCAAGCTTTCTGACCGGTCCAAGGGCGGCAGACGAAGTGGACGGGCCGGAAGCCTTTCACGTTCTCCTGCTCGACAACGGGCGAAGCGAACTTTTGAAGGGCGAGTTCGAATCGATCCTTCGCTGCATCCGCTGCGGCGCGTGCCTGAACCATTGCCCGGTCTATGGGGTGACGGGGGGCCACGCGTATGGCTCTGTCTATACGGGGCCGATGGGGGCCGTGTTGACGCCGCTGCTTGAGGGGCTTGAGAATGCGGCGCCACTGCCAGAGGCATCGACCTTTTGCGGGCGGTGCGAAACGGTCTGCCCAATGGGAATTCCGCTGGTCGGCCTGTTGCGAAAGCTGCGCGAACGGCTTTGGAAAAGAAAATCGGGTCGGGTGATGCCGCGCATTTTTCTTGGTGTCTGGCTGTTTTTGGCCAGACGGCCGTCACTGTACCATGGGCTTGCCAGCTTTTTCCTGACCATGACGGCTCTATTTGGCCGGCGTCGCGGCCGGCTGCCCTTTGGACCCCGGGCCGGTGGTTGGGGCAAACGCTTTCCAGCACCCGAAGGCGAAACCTTTCAGGCGTTGTGGCGCGCGCGTGAAAAGGGGAATGAATGATGGACGCACGCACGCTTATTCTGGAACGGTTGCGCGCGCGTCTTGGCCACGACACGGCATCACCGGCGACGATGCAGGCAAAGCGGCGGGAGATCGCCGGGCGGATTGCCGCCCCCCCTGCCCATCCCATTCCTGCGCGCAGTCGCGTCGGCGATGCCGCGCGCCGCGACCTTTTTATCCGCATGGCGGAAAAGGCAAAGGCCAGCGTTACGCGTCTTGCCACAGCGGCGGCGGTGCCGGAAATTCTTGGCGGCGTTTTGGACGAACGCGGCTTTGGCCGACACCTTCTGGCGACGCGTGAAGCCCAGATACTTGCGCTGCCCTGGGCTTTGGCCGGGCTGTCTCTGCATCACGGGCGTGGGAACGGCACGACGCAGGCAAGCGTTGCCTTGGCCGTCGCCGGCGTTGCTGAAACCGGCAGCCTTCTTTTTATTTCCGCACCCGAAAGCCCGATGACGGTGCAGCTTCTTTGCGATTTGCATTGCGTTCTGCTTTTGGAAAGCCGCATCTTTGGCACGATGGAAGAAGCCCTGGCGGATTTGCGCGCGGTACGTCCGGACCTGCCCGCGGCGGTTACGTTTGTAACCGGCCCCTCGCGGACGGCGGATATCGAACAACAGATGCAGCTTGGCGCGCATGGTCCGAGAGAACTCAGGATTTATCTGGCGGAAGGGTGATGGCCTTGGATCGAGACAGCGGCGATGACACCGGCGACGATCAGGAAGACGCATTGTGGCGTCGCGTAAAGGAAGCGTCGCAGCCGCTTTTGGGAAAGAAACGCCTTGTTCCAGAGGGGGCAGCCTCCCCCCGGAAGGCGTCCGCGCCACTCGTGGCCGCGCCGCCTGTGGTCGCGCCACCCGTGGTCGTGCCACCTGTGGCTGCGCCGGTGAAGGCACCGCTAGCGGTGATAGGGGGCGGTCTGGATCGGCGCAGCGCCGAACGGCTTCGGCGTGGCCAGATGGCCATTGCGGCGACCCTTGATTTGCACGGGCTGACCCAGGCGGAAGCGCACAGCTTGTTGAACCGTTATCTTTTGCACGCCCAAAAGGCGGGCAAGCGAACGGTTCTTGTCATTACCGGCAAGGGAACGGGCAAGGCGGGTGGCGGCGTGTTGCGCGCAAATGTTCCAAGGTGGCTTGGGTTGCCACCGCTTTCGAACCTTGTGCTTGAAACGGCCCCGGCGCGGGGGCGCCACGGCGGCGATGGTGCGCTTTACGTTCTTTTGCGCAAGCTGAAACAAAGCCGATGACGCCTCTTGGCACCAGGATACGCGCCCTGCGTGCGGCACGCGGCGTGACACAAAAGCGTATGGCGGAAGACCTGCAAATTTCTGCGGCCTATCTTTCGTCGCTTGAACATGGCCGGCGTGGCCGGCCAAGCCGTATGCTGATTTTACAGATGGGCGTTTATTTTGAACTTGGCTGGGAAGCCCAGGAAGAACTGGAAAGTCTGGTCCGCCTTTCAAACCCGCGGGTGATGGTGGACACCGCCGGGCTTAGCCCAAAGGCAACGGAACTTGCCAATTTATTGGCGCGGCGTATTGCGCGGCTTTCCGGGTCGGCGGTGGAACGCCTGTTGCGCATCCTTCAGGATGAAAAAACGTAACGCCACGCGGTTTAAACGTTGTGCGCTTTAAAGAATAAACTTTGAAAGGTCGGCGTTCTTTACCAGACTGCTTACCCGTTCGCGAACATGTTCGGCATCGATCTGAATTTTTTCACCGGCGCGGTCGGTGGCAGTGAAGCTGATTTCTTCCAGCAGGCGTTCCAGAATTGTATGCAGGCGTCGGGCACCGATGTTCTCGACGTTCCGGTTCACTTCCGTTGCGATGTCTGCCAGCTCGGCAATGGCGTCTTCGGTGAAGTTCAAGGTGACGTCCTCTGTTGCCAGCAACGCGCGATATTGCATGACAAGGTTTGCCTCCGGCTCGGTAAGGATGCGGATAAAGTCTTCTTTCGTCAGCGCCTTTAACTCGACACGGATGGGCAGGCGGCCCTGTAGTTCCGGCAGCAGATCGGATGGCTTGGAAAGGTGAAACGCGCCCGACGCGATAAAAAGAATATGGTTTGTCTGCACCGGCCCATGTTTTGTGGCGACGGTCGTCCCCTCGATAAGGGGCAACAGGTCGCGCTGCACGCCTTCGCGGCTTACTTCCGCACCGCGCGCATCGGAACGCGCGGCGATCTTGTCAATTTCGTCCAGGAAAACGATGCCGTTTTGTTCGGTTTCGGTAATGGCGTCGCGGATGACGCGGTCCTGATCCAACAAGGCGTCGCTTTCTTCGTCGATCAGCGATTCCATGGCTTCGGCGATCGCCAAGCGCCGTGATTTATGCGCGGACTCGCCAGACTTTCCAAAAATCTCGCCTAAATTCAGCATGCCCATTTGTGCGCCGGGCATGCCTGGAATTTCGATGGTTGGCATTGCAGATCCGCCGTGATCGACCAATTCAATATCAATTTCGCGCGCGTCCAATTCGCCTGCGCGCAGCATTTTGCGGAATTTTTCGCGGGTTTCGGATGATGCATTGTCGCCGACAAGGGTGTCCAGCAGGCGTGCTTCCGCCTGCGCTTCCGCTTTGGTCGTGACGTTGCGGCGCATCTTTTCGCGGGTCATGGCGATGGCGATTTCCAGCAGGTCGCGGATAATCTGTTCAACGTCACGTCCGACATAGCCGACTTCCGTAAATTTCGTCGCTTCGATTTTCAGGAAAGGGGCCTGGGCCAGCCGCGCCAGGCGGCGGGCGATTTCCGTCTTGCCGCAGCCGGTGGGGCCGATCATGAGGATGTTTTTCGGCAACACTTCTTCGCGCAGTGCTTCGGGAAGCTGCTGGCGGCGCCAGCGGTTGCGAAGCGCGATGGCAACCGCGCGCTTGGCGTCATTCTGGCCGATGATGTGGCGGTCAAGCTCGGAAACAATCTCGCGGGGCGAGAAGAAGGCGGGCGCGATATCCATGTGCTAAACGGTCTCGATTGTAAGAGATGTGTTTGTGTAAACGCAGATTCCGGCGGCGACAGCCATCGCCTTTTTCACAACCGTTTCGGCGTCCAGATCGGTCGCTTCCAAAAGCGCGCGCGCGGCAGCAAGGGCGTAATTGCCGCCGGACCCGATGCCGATCAGGCCGTCTTCGGGTTCCAGAACGTCGCCGGTGCCGGTCAGAACCAGGGCGACGGATTTATCGGCCACCGCCATCATCGCTTCGAGGCGGCGCAAATAGCGGTCCGTCCGCCAATCCTTTGCCATTTCAACGGCGGCCCGTGTTAATTGGCCGGGATGCTGTTCGAGGCGCGTTTCCAGGCGCTCGAAAAGAGTGAGCGCGTCTGCCGTCGCGCCGGCGAATCCGGCAATGACGGAGCCATCGCCAAGGCGGCGTACTTTTTTGGCGCTGGTTTTGATCACCGTGTCGCCGAGGCTGACCTGGCCGTCGCCTGCGATGACGGTCTTGCTGCCTTGCCGCACGCAAAGAATCGTTGTGCCGTGCCAGATTTGTGCGCTTCCGTTCGTCATGGTTGCCGTGCTTCCCGGGAATATGGGGTGGGCTTTAAAGGTCGCCCAAAGATGTGGGCAATCGCAAAGCAAGGTCAAGGACTGTGATTGCCGGGCGGGTGTGGCGGAACGCTGGCGATTTCTCCCGGTTCTTGGTAAAACGGCCCTTTCTGGATCAGGAAAGAGGATGCGGGTCATGCGCCGCGCAACGGTCGAGCGGAAAACGAAGGAAACCCGGATCGAGGTCGAAATCGACCTGGATGGCACGGGCATCTACGACGTGGCGACCGGCATTGGCTTTCTTGACCACATGCTGGAACAGCTTTCACGCCACAGCCTGATTGACCTCACCTGCAAGGCCGAGGGCGATCTGCACATCGACGGGCATCACACAACGGAAGACACCGGCATCGTTATCGGTGAGGCCTTTGCCCGCGCGCTTGGCGAGCGCCGTGGCATTGTCCGTTTCGGTGAGGCAACGATCCCCATGGACGAGACGCTGACCCGGGTTGCGCTGGACATTTCCATGCGCCCCCATCTGATCTGGAAGGTCCGCCTGAACCGTCCGAAAGTGGGCGAAATGGATGCCGAACTTTTCAAGGAGTGGTTTCAGGCGTTTTCCCAGGCTGCCGGCATCACGCTTCACATCGAAAACCTGTATGGCGAAAACACGCATCATATTATCGAATCATGTTTCAAGGGCGTGGCACGGGCGCTTCGCGTGGCGATTGCAATCGACCCCAGAAAGTCGGA encodes:
- a CDS encoding iron-sulfur cluster-binding protein, translating into MEITSNDFRARAACALRDADLQTALGNLKRGFQEKRARAVADLPEFEDLQSHAIAIKDHTLGLLDLYLERFEDEVVARGGHVHWCRDAAEARVTVLEICRAANARRVVKAKSMITEEIALNDYLEANGIEACETDLGEYIIQLRNEPPSHIIAPAIHLRREQVADTFRKHHRDFSEQRDLNAARNLVDEARQVMRERFLSADVGISGANLLIAETGSAVLVSNEGNIDLSRALPNTHIVIASIEKMVPTLTDAAVILRLLCRSATGQEATTYASFLTGPRAADEVDGPEAFHVLLLDNGRSELLKGEFESILRCIRCGACLNHCPVYGVTGGHAYGSVYTGPMGAVLTPLLEGLENAAPLPEASTFCGRCETVCPMGIPLVGLLRKLRERLWKRKSGRVMPRIFLGVWLFLARRPSLYHGLASFFLTMTALFGRRRGRLPFGPRAGGWGKRFPAPEGETFQALWRAREKGNE
- a CDS encoding DNA mismatch repair protein MutS — translated: MALDRDSGDDTGDDQEDALWRRVKEASQPLLGKKRLVPEGAASPRKASAPLVAAPPVVAPPVVVPPVAAPVKAPLAVIGGGLDRRSAERLRRGQMAIAATLDLHGLTQAEAHSLLNRYLLHAQKAGKRTVLVITGKGTGKAGGGVLRANVPRWLGLPPLSNLVLETAPARGRHGGDGALYVLLRKLKQSR
- a CDS encoding transcriptional regulator, with amino-acid sequence MTPLGTRIRALRAARGVTQKRMAEDLQISAAYLSSLEHGRRGRPSRMLILQMGVYFELGWEAQEELESLVRLSNPRVMVDTAGLSPKATELANLLARRIARLSGSAVERLLRILQDEKT
- a CDS encoding HslU--HslV peptidase ATPase subunit, yielding MDIAPAFFSPREIVSELDRHIIGQNDAKRAVAIALRNRWRRQQLPEALREEVLPKNILMIGPTGCGKTEIARRLARLAQAPFLKIEATKFTEVGYVGRDVEQIIRDLLEIAIAMTREKMRRNVTTKAEAQAEARLLDTLVGDNASSETREKFRKMLRAGELDAREIDIELVDHGGSAMPTIEIPGMPGAQMGMLNLGEIFGKSGESAHKSRRLAIAEAMESLIDEESDALLDQDRVIRDAITETEQNGIVFLDEIDKIAARSDARGAEVSREGVQRDLLPLIEGTTVATKHGPVQTNHILFIASGAFHLSKPSDLLPELQGRLPIRVELKALTKEDFIRILTEPEANLVMQYRALLATEDVTLNFTEDAIAELADIATEVNRNVENIGARRLHTILERLLEEISFTATDRAGEKIQIDAEHVRERVSSLVKNADLSKFIL
- a CDS encoding HslU--HslV peptidase proteolytic subunit; translation: MTNGSAQIWHGTTILCVRQGSKTVIAGDGQVSLGDTVIKTSAKKVRRLGDGSVIAGFAGATADALTLFERLETRLEQHPGQLTRAAVEMAKDWRTDRYLRRLEAMMAVADKSVALVLTGTGDVLEPEDGLIGIGSGGNYALAAARALLEATDLDAETVVKKAMAVAAGICVYTNTSLTIETV
- a CDS encoding imidazoleglycerol-phosphate dehydratase codes for the protein MRRATVERKTKETRIEVEIDLDGTGIYDVATGIGFLDHMLEQLSRHSLIDLTCKAEGDLHIDGHHTTEDTGIVIGEAFARALGERRGIVRFGEATIPMDETLTRVALDISMRPHLIWKVRLNRPKVGEMDAELFKEWFQAFSQAAGITLHIENLYGENTHHIIESCFKGVARALRVAIAIDPRKSDAVPSTKGVLGGTLS